The genomic region CGAAGGCGTTTGCGGACGCGACGGATAATGAAAAGTCACCTGCTGCAATGCCAGTGCAGCACCGTTGCCAGCGCATGGCGGCAACGGCAGCGCTTGCGCAGGCGGCCGGATCGGCGAACTTGCCGCCAGCAGTTCCAGCAAGCGCTCGGTCGCACCAGCCGCACGCTGCGCTTCGCCCAGCACTTCCGACAACGCACCGATCGCACCGGCCACGATCACCGCATAGAGAATGAATTGCCCGAGTTCGCCGCCGCTCATATCGCCCTGCATCACCGCATGCGCCCCCAGCCAGAGCACGAACACGATCGCGCCGAACACCAGCAGAATCGCGATCAGCGTCAGCATGGCCCGCGCCCGGATACGCCATATCGCGGTTTCGAACGCGCTTTCCACCGCAATGCCGAAACGGCCGGATTCCAGCGCTTCGTGGGTAAACGCCTGCACCGTCGGCATCGCGTTGAGGATCTCGCCTGCCATGGCCGACACATCGGCGATACGGTCCTGCGAATCGCGCGACAATTTGCGCACGCGGCGACCGAAAACGATGATGGGCAGCACCACCGCTGCCAGCAGCACGATGATGATGGCCGACAGCTTGATGCTGGTCACGAACAGCATCACCAGACCGCCGATCAGCAGCAGCATATTGCGCAGCGCCATGGAGATGCTGGTGCCGACCACCGCCTGGATCAGCGTGGTGTCGGTGGTCAACCGCGACAGCACTTCGCCGGTTTGCGTGGTCTCGAAAAACTCCGGACTGAGTCCGACCACATGGCGATACACCGCGCTGCGGATATCGGCAGTCACCCGTTCTCCCAGCCACGACACCATATAGAACCGTGCCGCCGTCGCCACAGCAAGTATGCAGGCGACACCGAACAGCGCCAGGAAATAGGTATTCACATGCTGGATGCTTTTACTGCCTGTCGCGCCAAAACCGAGATCTATCATCTGCCTGAACGCGTAAGGAATGGCCAGCGTGGCGCCGGCAGCGACCAGCAGCGCAATTCCCGCCAGCACGAATTGGCGCTTATACGGTGCGAGAAACGGCAGCAAGCCCTTGAGGATGACCAAACCTTTTACTTGCGTGGTTTGCTGCGGAGTAGTCATAATTTGAGTGGTTTCACGTATCCGGTCAGTTCCAGGTAGCCGCGCCCTGCGGCTTTGCCGTCACGGCTCAGGCTCACCGCACCTTCCCAATACACCGCGCCGGTGGACTGGCGCGAATCGAGTTCCTGATCGTCCTGCAGCGGCGTCAGTTGCCATACGCTCGTCCCGGTCTGCACCTGCATCGCGACCGGATAATTCGCGCCGGTGCGCGGAGAGCGCCAAACCCGCTGCGGCATGAAGCTCACCTCGCTGTTACCGAACTGCGTCATCCTGCCGCCGGCATCGCGCAGCGTCGCATGCGCCCACAGCGGCTTGCCGGATTTGTCGCGTATGCGGAACGCCATTAGCGCGCCGCCGTCATCCAGATTGGCGCCCACCCAGTCCCAGCCGACCGCATGCTGATCCAGCACGCTGGTCGACCATTCGTGGTCCAGCCAGGCGCTGCCGGTGACGTTCACGGTTTTGCCGTTACGCTCGACGCTGCCGCTGACGAGCAGATGCGGCTCGCTGTAATAATAGCTGGCTTGTCCCGGGCTGGCACCCTTGCGCGAATAGCCGTGCTCGCCTTGCAGCATCGGCGGCTGCGATGGGGAAAGCTGCAGCTGCAAGCGATAGTCTCGTGCAGCGACCGTCACTTGGTACTGGCCGCCGCTGGCGCGCAGCAGCCGCCAGTCATCCAGCTTGACATCGGTGTTCCCCGTCCCGGCATACGCCAGGCCGAAGCCCTGGCGCGCGCTTTTCTGATCGTGCAGCAACCTGCCCAGCGCCGGGTCGGACAGCGCGCTATGCGCGATGATGAGCTGTCTGGCGGCGAACTCGCTGGGGTTGGCGTCATCGATACCGGTAGCGATGCGGAAGAACGTGATCTGGAATCCCAGCGGCTTTTTATCCGGCGTCTGCAGCCAGCCGGTCGCATACCACCATTCCGTGCGGAAACCCGGATGCGCTCCGTAAGCCGCCGGGAAGCTGACGGCATGGCCGGAGGTCACCTGCGCAAATTGCGGCGGTGCAGCTGCAGCCCATGACGCCAGCAACAGAAATAACAGATTCAGATAACGCATCACCAGTCCTCGCTCACTGCACGAATCGCGCTGCCCGACAGCGCGTAACGCCCCGCTGCCAGCGCGGTCACGATGGCCGACACCAGCAGCAAGGCCGCCACCGAACTCAGCAATCCCCACGGCAGATGCAGCTGCATGCGCCAGTGGAACGACTGCGGATTGACCACAAACACGAGGATGAGGCTGATCGCAAAGCCCAGCGCAAAGCCGACCGCAACGCCGATGCCGGTCAGCAGACCACCTTCCGCGGCGAGGATGCCGATTATCTGCCTGCGGGTCACGCCTATATGCCGCAGCATGCCGAATTCCTTTGCGCGTGCCAGCGTCTGTGCCGAAAAGGTCGCCGCCACCCCAAACAGGCCGATAACGATCGCCACCACTTCCAGCAGGTAGGTCACCGCAAAGCTGCGGTCGAAAATCTTCAGGCTGACAGCGCGGATCTCGCCGGGTTCGGCGAATTCCAGCAGCGCGCCGAACGGCAGGTGTTTCAGGGTAGCGATCACCCGTGCCGGCGTGACGCCCGGTTGCAGCCACAGCCCGACGTCATTGGCATCCATGTCGCCGGTCAGCGCCCGATAATCCGTCAGCCGCATCTGGATCGCACCGAATTGGCGGCCGTAGTCGCGCCATACGCCGGCCACCACCGCATCCTGCATGCGCCCATTGAGCGGCAAGCGCACATGCTGACCCAGCGTATAGCCATACAGATCCACCATCGGTTCCGACACCCAGACCGGCATCCCCTGCGGCACGAGAGTCGGCCCGATGATCGGCAGGATTTTACCGGGGTCACGGACATCAATGGTACGCGCAATCAGCATCACGTCCGGCCGATCCGCCGCGAGCGTCAACGGCGTCTGGCGCAGAAAATCGGCGCGGGCGATGCCGGGCGCATTCGCGATCGTCATTTGCGCCTGCGGAGAAAGTGCGCCGGTGTCGCCATTTTGTGCCGAACGCACATATACGTCCGCCGCCAGCAGGCGCGACAGCCAGTCATCCACCGACACCCTGAAACTGGCGACCATGATCGCCATCGCCACCATCAGACTGAAGCTGGTCAGCACACCGCCCAGCGCAATGGACGCCTGATTCGGCGCATTGGTCAGTCGCGCCAATGTCAGGCTGGCGACGGCACCGCGCAGGTGCAGGCTGCTCACCAGCCGGAAAAAACCGCCGGTCAGCCGCGGCATCAGCACAATGGTGCCGATCAGCAAAAACGCGACGGCAATATAGCCGAATACCGGTAAACCGCGTACCGGCGGCAGCTGCGTCAACAATGCGCCAACTACCAGCATGGCCAACGCCGGCCACGGATTAGCCAATCGCGTCAGCGCGCCCTCTTCGCTGCCGGATTTGAGCGCCGCTGCCGGATGGGCACGCGCTGCTTCCCAGGCGGGCGTGACCGAACCCAGCAAAGCCACGATGACACCGAGCGAAAACAGCCCGGCTGCCGCTGCCGGCATAAAATGCACGACAGGATCAATCCCGGCAAAATAGCCGCCGCCCAGATCCCCGCCGAAGAAGTGCAGCGCCGCGGCGGCCATCGCGTAGCCCAACGCAATGCCGCCGACAGACCCCAGCATGCCGAACACCGTCCCTTCCAGCAGCACCTGGCGCATGAGCTGGGCACGGGTCAGCCCCATCACCCGCAGCAGCGCGAACTGGCTGCGCCGACGCATCACCGACAATGCCTGCGTGGAGAACACCAGAAACGCGCCGGTAAACAGCGCCACCATCGCCAGCACATTCAGATTGACCCGATAGGCGCGCGACATGTCGGCTGCCCGCGTCGTCTGCTCTCCGCTCTGCGTCACCAGCAGGCGGCCCTGCAGTTCACGCTGCAACGCCGCCTTGAATACGGCGCGGTTGACGCCCGCAGTCAGCTTCAGATCGATACGCGAAAGCTGGTCGACACGATGGAAGCGCCACTGCGCGGCAGCGATATCCATCACCGCGATGCGCTGGCCGGCGCGTGCATGCACCAGGCCGCCGGCGACACGCAATGCGATGATATGCGTCCCGGAACGCAGTTTCAGCTGATCGCCCTGATGCACCTGCAACCAGCTCATCGCCGCTGGCGACAGGAAAATCGCATCGTCCGACAACGTGTCGAAGGTCTTGTCCTCATCCGGGATGCCGATCAGATCGGGTGCGATCGCACCGGCGCGAAACATGTCGATGCCGAGGATTTTCAAGGGCTGCTTTTTGCCCGGCACGACCGCATCCAGCTCCAGCACCGGGCTGGCGACCGCCACCCCGTCATGCTGTGCCAGCCACGGATAGATACGCTGGTCGAAACCGGCTTGCGCACCACGCACCTCCAGATCGGATTGCCCCGACAGGCTCTTTACCGCCGCCGAAAACTCGTCCAGCGCCGCCGCATTGATCAGCTGGATCGCAAACCCCATGCCCACGCCGAGCGCAATCGCCGTGATGGCTACCAGCGCACGCAGCGGATAGGCGCGCCATTCGCCCCATACCAACCAGCGCGTAAGCAGAGCGGTACGCACGTTCATCAGGCGGGATGCAGGCCGTCGTTGGTCAGAATCAGCACGCGATCCGCGGTGGCCGCTGCCGCGGGGGAGTGGGTGACGATCATGGCGGAAGCGCCATTGGCCTTGATTTCGTCACGCAACAGCATCAGTATGCCGTGCGCCGTATCCGGATCGAGATTACCAGTGGGTTCGTCGGCCAATACCAGCCTGGGACGGTGCACCAGCGCGCGGGCAATGGCAACACGCTGCAGCTCGCCACCCGAGAGCTGACGCGGGAAATCGTCGCCTCGCCCTTGCAAGCCGACCGCATCGAGCATGGTCCGGACACGCTGCGTATCCATGCCATTCAGCAGCAAGGGCAACCCAATATTTTGCAGCACGCTCAAATGCGGCAGCACATGAAACGCCTGAAAGATGAAACCGAGCCGGGCGCGCCGCAGCAGGGTCGCCGCATTATCATCCAGGCCGGCCAGGGATACGCCGTCGATCACGATCTCGCCCGCATCCGGGCTATCCAGCCCGGCGATCAGATTGAGCAAGGTGGACTTGCCCACGCCGGAGTCGCCCATGATGGCGACATATTCGCCTTCGCCCAGCGTGTAAGACAAGTCGGTCAGCACACGCCGCCTGTTCGCGTAAGACTTGGCAATATGGTGCAGCTCCAGCATCATGACTCCGCTTGAGATGTGTTGGCGTTATCCTATCATTAATACCTGCCTGCCTATATCACCACTTGTTTATATGCGAAATACGGTTCGTCATGTCGCACCCGACATTCATGGCAACATGACACGAAATCCGGCTGTTGCCGATCTTCGGACTCTTCTGCGCTGATGGTGCTTGCCAGCCGGTATCGGGCATCATCCCGTACGCCATTCCCATTCATTTGACGTCATCGTATTCCTTGATGGAAGCCTCGACGACGCCGCGGGCGAGCGCGGATTCATTCTCGCTGTGCGTTTCGACCACCAGCACGATCTGACCGTTATCGAGCGCATCACGGACCATATCGGTAAATGGCCGTTCGGTATTGGCGGCCCCGATCGCAGCCCCCAGCATGCCGCCGACCCCGGCACCCCATCCCAGCATGAACAGTGGCGCCACTAGCGGGCTGGCGATGAACAGACTGACATTCGCCGCTACCAGCGCCAGCTCGCCCAATGCGCCGAGGCCGGTGCCGATCACGGTACCGACTGCACCGTCGACCAGCACATCCTTCAGCACCAGCTTGCTGCCCGCATGCGGTGTCGTAGTCAGTGCCGGCGGCTCGTTTTCATAAATCTGCATCTGGCTGGGCGAAAACCCTTCCTGCACGAGCCGGGCAAGCGCGCTTTCGGCGTCACTGCGGCGGACATAAAACCCTAATACATGGTGACGGTATGCTTGCATGTTATTTCTCCTTGAATTGACCCGTGCATGACGGATCTTGTCGAACGAGAGAAGATGGCCAGGCTAATGCTCATTCGCTCCTGGAAATCGGCCTGACACGAGATGTCCATAGCATGGCGATCTTTCAGGGAAATGTATGTTCGGCAGCACACCGAAGCATGCTATCGTTACCGGTGCGGCGATAAAGTATCCGCCCGGCTATGCATCAAAGCGTAATCAATAAACCTTAAACTCTTGCTTTCCGCATCGGTCTACATTCGTTTGGGAGATTAGTGCATGAAACAATCATGGAAAGACAGTATCTATCTGCAACGCGAAGATCTGGCGCACATGGTGAAAGACCCGCTGGCGCACCTGGCTGAACAGTGTCCCGCCGCATGGGGAGACCGGGAGCAACTCGATGCGGTGCTCACGCAGGGCTTCACCGGCATTCCTTACTGTACCTCGCTGTACTGCCTGACCACCGACGGCATCCAGATTTGCGACAATGTCTGCGCCCAGGGGCTGGCCCCTGAGCATTTCGGGCGTGACCGCTCGCAGCGCCCTTACATGAAAGAAACCGTACCGGCGTGGGGTTTCCTGCTCTCTGATGCCTACATCAGCCTGCGAGGACGGCGCCCGTCCCTCACCGCGCTGCAGATCGTTCGTGCCGACGGCAACGCGATAGGCTATCTCGGCGCCGACTTCGACTTGCGCGGCCTGCCGGTAACCTCGGCGCTCTACGAAGAACCCGGCTATTGGCGGCAGATAAAGGGCGACCCGGCGATCCGCGGCACGGTATTTCTGCAACAACGGACAGACAGCCCCATGGACGGCAATCTGGAACAGGCGCTGTCCATTCTGGAAGAACTGCTGACACAACGCGGCATATTCCAATGCCAGATACACTTCTCCAGCAGTCAGGCCACCATCTGGACCATGGACGACCCGTTCCGCTATCGCATTCTGGACCATGAGGCCTTGAGCGACCCCGATATCTGCCTGATATTCCCATCCCATCCTTATCCGCACGACGCGCTGATCCTGCAGCACAGCATCGCCCACATTCTCGACACCATGCGCTCATTGCGCTTCGCCGACCCTACCATTTACCTGCGCACCGCATCCATCAATGTCTTCAATGGCATGATCAGCGTGACCTTCTCCTGCGATGGATCGCATTACATGCCCTACGACGAATTCCTGCTGAAGAGCACGTCATTCTGGTTTTGAATGAGGGTACTGGCGGCTGACAACCCGCCGGGGCTTGTTATCTGCTATATTCCCGGCTAATTTGGCTGATCTGCCCTGACCTTCCGCAGGCCTTATGCGAATCAAGAACCGCAAGTTACCCGCTGACGCAGCACCTGCACACAGACTCCATCCGCGCAATCGCCATCAGGGCCGCTACGATTTCGAACGCCTGATGCAGGCCGATGCGCGGCTCGGCGATTTCGTCAGCGTCAATGCGCACGGCGAACGCAGCATCGATTTCGCCGATCCGGCAGCGGTCAAGGCATTGAATCGCGCGCTGCTGCAGGATAACTACGGCATCCGCGGCTGGGATATCCAGCCGCAGAACCTGTGCCCGCCGGTACCAGGACGCGCCGATTACGTGCATTACCTGGCTGACCTGCTCGCTGCCGATAACCGCGGCAGCATCCCCGAGAGCATACAGGCGCTGGATATCGGCACCGGCGCAAGCTGCATTTATCCGTTGATCGGGCACAGCGAATACAGGTGGGACTTTGCCGGTACCGACATCAATGCGGCATCGCTGACCAATGCGCAAGCCATTCTGGATGCCAACCCGGCGCTGGCGCAGCACATCACGCTGCGCTTGCAGCCAGCCGCCGGCAGGATTTTCGCCGGTATGATACGCGACAACGAATGGTTCGACCTGACGCTGTGCAATCCCCCATTCCATGCCTCGGAGGCCGAAGCCAGCGCCGGCACGCAACGCAAATGGCGCAATCTGGGCAAGCAGGATACCGGTCTGAATTTCGGCGGCGAGAGTGCGGAGTTGTGGTGCGCAGGCGGCGAACAGGCCTTCATCCGCCGCATGATAGACGAAAGCACGCAGATGCCCACGCACTGCTACTGGTTTACCACGCTGGTGTCGAAATCAGCCAGCCTGCCCGGCATCTACGCCGCATTGCAGCAAGCCGGCGTCCAGCAACACAAGACCATCGCGATGAGCCAGGGACAAAAGCAAAGCCGCCTGGTGGCCTGGACTTTTCTCAATCCGGCACAGCAGACGGCCTGGCGCAAACTGCGCTGGTAAACTCAGTTGCGTTGCGGCGTTTCGCTCAGCCGTTGTCGCGCAGCTGCGGTTTATTGAACTGTCAAGGTATCGTTTTCTGCTTGCTGCGCCGCCAGAAGCGCCCCATCATTGGTTTGACGCTCAAGCCATGCAGCAGGATGGACAGCGCCACCACGATCAGCGTCAGCTGTATCAGTTGCAGCGCCAGCGTTTCCGGCAGACCGCGCTGTATCGCGTACATCAGGTAATAGAGCGAACCGATGCCGCGCACCCCGAACCATGCCGTCATACCGCGTATCCGCCACGGCGTACGGGTTCCCAGCAGACTGACGACGACGCTGACCGGACGCGCAATAAAGAACACGAACAACGCCAGCCCGACCGCTGCCCAGCTCCATGAGTTGATGAAGAGCGTACCGCCGATCAGCAGGATCAGCAGCACTTCCGACAATCGTTCCAGATGCTCATTGAATATCAGCGAACCCTCGCTGACCTTGGCCGGCAATTCGCTATCCGGGTACAGGCTTGCGTAGCTGGGCGCAGTGCCTTCGTAGGCATGGCCGATAGCGGAACGAGCCGCTTCTGCCAGCTTCAGCTCGGTCTGGCGCAAGGTGACGGCAGCGAAGAAAACCGCCAGAAACCCGCCGACATGCAGCGATACTGCCAGCCCATACACCACCCCGATCAGCCCAAGACCGAGAAAATCGTCCATCAGTTCGTGTTTGAAGGGCGTACGGCGCAGTTTCCACCCCAGCTT from Sulfuriferula sp. AH1 harbors:
- a CDS encoding ABC transporter transmembrane domain-containing protein: MTTPQQTTQVKGLVILKGLLPFLAPYKRQFVLAGIALLVAAGATLAIPYAFRQMIDLGFGATGSKSIQHVNTYFLALFGVACILAVATAARFYMVSWLGERVTADIRSAVYRHVVGLSPEFFETTQTGEVLSRLTTDTTLIQAVVGTSISMALRNMLLLIGGLVMLFVTSIKLSAIIIVLLAAVVLPIIVFGRRVRKLSRDSQDRIADVSAMAGEILNAMPTVQAFTHEALESGRFGIAVESAFETAIWRIRARAMLTLIAILLVFGAIVFVLWLGAHAVMQGDMSGGELGQFILYAVIVAGAIGALSEVLGEAQRAAGATERLLELLAASSPIRPPAQALPLPPCAGNGAALALQQVTFHYPSRPQTPSLQGVSLTVRPGETVAVVGASGAGKTTLFQLLLRFYDPQQGIITLDGIDIRQLDLHTLRDTIGIVPQDTVIFFANALENIRYGRADASDAEVVAAAKMAAAHEFIEKLPEGYHAFLGERGVRLSGGQRQRIAIARALLKNPALLLLDEATSALDAESERLVQGALEAAMVGRTTLIIAHRLATVQRADRIVVMDNGRIVETGTHVSLVALGGIYANLAALQFHVPTH
- a CDS encoding lipocalin-like domain-containing protein translates to MRYLNLLFLLLASWAAAAPPQFAQVTSGHAVSFPAAYGAHPGFRTEWWYATGWLQTPDKKPLGFQITFFRIATGIDDANPSEFAARQLIIAHSALSDPALGRLLHDQKSARQGFGLAYAGTGNTDVKLDDWRLLRASGGQYQVTVAARDYRLQLQLSPSQPPMLQGEHGYSRKGASPGQASYYYSEPHLLVSGSVERNGKTVNVTGSAWLDHEWSTSVLDQHAVGWDWVGANLDDGGALMAFRIRDKSGKPLWAHATLRDAGGRMTQFGNSEVSFMPQRVWRSPRTGANYPVAMQVQTGTSVWQLTPLQDDQELDSRQSTGAVYWEGAVSLSRDGKAAGRGYLELTGYVKPLKL
- a CDS encoding FtsX-like permease family protein, coding for MNVRTALLTRWLVWGEWRAYPLRALVAITAIALGVGMGFAIQLINAAALDEFSAAVKSLSGQSDLEVRGAQAGFDQRIYPWLAQHDGVAVASPVLELDAVVPGKKQPLKILGIDMFRAGAIAPDLIGIPDEDKTFDTLSDDAIFLSPAAMSWLQVHQGDQLKLRSGTHIIALRVAGGLVHARAGQRIAVMDIAAAQWRFHRVDQLSRIDLKLTAGVNRAVFKAALQRELQGRLLVTQSGEQTTRAADMSRAYRVNLNVLAMVALFTGAFLVFSTQALSVMRRRSQFALLRVMGLTRAQLMRQVLLEGTVFGMLGSVGGIALGYAMAAAALHFFGGDLGGGYFAGIDPVVHFMPAAAAGLFSLGVIVALLGSVTPAWEAARAHPAAALKSGSEEGALTRLANPWPALAMLVVGALLTQLPPVRGLPVFGYIAVAFLLIGTIVLMPRLTGGFFRLVSSLHLRGAVASLTLARLTNAPNQASIALGGVLTSFSLMVAMAIMVASFRVSVDDWLSRLLAADVYVRSAQNGDTGALSPQAQMTIANAPGIARADFLRQTPLTLAADRPDVMLIARTIDVRDPGKILPIIGPTLVPQGMPVWVSEPMVDLYGYTLGQHVRLPLNGRMQDAVVAGVWRDYGRQFGAIQMRLTDYRALTGDMDANDVGLWLQPGVTPARVIATLKHLPFGALLEFAEPGEIRAVSLKIFDRSFAVTYLLEVVAIVIGLFGVAATFSAQTLARAKEFGMLRHIGVTRRQIIGILAAEGGLLTGIGVAVGFALGFAISLILVFVVNPQSFHWRMQLHLPWGLLSSVAALLLVSAIVTALAAGRYALSGSAIRAVSEDW
- a CDS encoding ABC transporter ATP-binding protein; this translates as MLELHHIAKSYANRRRVLTDLSYTLGEGEYVAIMGDSGVGKSTLLNLIAGLDSPDAGEIVIDGVSLAGLDDNAATLLRRARLGFIFQAFHVLPHLSVLQNIGLPLLLNGMDTQRVRTMLDAVGLQGRGDDFPRQLSGGELQRVAIARALVHRPRLVLADEPTGNLDPDTAHGILMLLRDEIKANGASAMIVTHSPAAAATADRVLILTNDGLHPA
- the rlmF gene encoding 23S rRNA (adenine(1618)-N(6))-methyltransferase RlmF yields the protein MRIKNRKLPADAAPAHRLHPRNRHQGRYDFERLMQADARLGDFVSVNAHGERSIDFADPAAVKALNRALLQDNYGIRGWDIQPQNLCPPVPGRADYVHYLADLLAADNRGSIPESIQALDIGTGASCIYPLIGHSEYRWDFAGTDINAASLTNAQAILDANPALAQHITLRLQPAAGRIFAGMIRDNEWFDLTLCNPPFHASEAEASAGTQRKWRNLGKQDTGLNFGGESAELWCAGGEQAFIRRMIDESTQMPTHCYWFTTLVSKSASLPGIYAALQQAGVQQHKTIAMSQGQKQSRLVAWTFLNPAQQTAWRKLRW
- a CDS encoding sodium:proton antiporter encodes the protein MANAFWFVLVGGLLLVMGLTSSVLKRLPVTSAIIYLAVGLLVGPTMLNLFHFNPLKEAALLEVLTEVAVLISLFSAGVKMPLPFSFARWRAPLLLATVSMAVTVAMIAAFAYYVLGMPLGAGVLLGAILSPTDPVLATDVQIRHASDRDQLRFTLTSEAGMNDGGAFPFVVLGMGLLGLEGFHNTGLNWLLVDVVWVAVGGIALGVVAGLALAKLGWKLRRTPFKHELMDDFLGLGLIGVVYGLAVSLHVGGFLAVFFAAVTLRQTELKLAEAARSAIGHAYEGTAPSYASLYPDSELPAKVSEGSLIFNEHLERLSEVLLILLIGGTLFINSWSWAAVGLALFVFFIARPVSVVVSLLGTRTPWRIRGMTAWFGVRGIGSLYYLMYAIQRGLPETLALQLIQLTLIVVALSILLHGLSVKPMMGRFWRRSKQKTIP